The Schistocerca piceifrons isolate TAMUIC-IGC-003096 chromosome 5, iqSchPice1.1, whole genome shotgun sequence genome has a segment encoding these proteins:
- the LOC124798405 gene encoding UPF0449 protein C19orf25 homolog, translating to MFSTEMFKKKPNIPPRPSPPGISQLLADLDNTDSDDIVFQRNKLALENLLNEIENSEEDSGAGDDENDPEKLYLRVKNFVETNNILHEYVKTLEQQNDNLQICDAELKRIAEEIRKQAQQALK from the exons ATGTTTTCGACAGAAATGTTTAAGAAGAAACCAAACATTCCTCCACGACCATCTCCCCCAGGAATATCTCAGTTATTAGCAGATCTAGATAACACGGATAGTGATGACATTGTTTTCCAGAGAAATAAACTTGCTTTAG AAAATTTGCTGAATGAAATTGAAAACAGTGAAGAAGACAGCGGTGCTGGCGATGATGAAAATGACCCAGAAAAATTGTATCTGCGggtgaaaaattttgtggaaacaAATAATATACTGCACGAATACGTGAAAACATTGGAGCAACAAAATGACAACCTTCAAATCTGTGACGCTGAATTGAAACGAATAGCGGAAGAGATCCGGAAACAGGCGCAACAAGCGCTAAAGTGA